Part of the Streptomyces sp. NBC_00457 genome, CTGGGCGCGCAGTCCGCGCACCGTGCCGATCCCGGGGTTCCGTACGGTCGCCCAGGCCGAGCAGAACGCCGGCGCGCTCGCCCAAGGGCCGCTGACCGCCGCCCAGTTGGCCGAGATCGACGGCATTCTGGGGCGGTGAGCGAACCGGCCTTATGGCAGCCGTTCCACGGTTCGGTGAGCACCTCGCGGTCCCGCGCGAGGCCGCCCCCCAGCCCGGTGCCGTGGAACAGCTGCCATGTCCCCCCTGTCCCCCCTCACAGTGGCTGACGGGAGCTGAACGCTCCGACTGTGAAGCTCTTGTGGAGAGGAGTTGAGCATAAGCCTCCCACCGGCCGCAATGCAGCGGACTGTCACATTCCGGTTGTGCACGTTGTGAAGCCTGTGGGCTGGGGGTGCGCCAGGAATGCGCCAGGAGTGCCCTCGGGTGGTGTGCTCAGCCGCGTCCGACGTACGGCATCGCCGTCGCCAGCACCGTCGCGAACTGCACGTTCGCCTCCAGCGGCAGCTCCGCCATGTGCCGCACCGTGCGCGCCACATCGGCCACGTCCATCACGGGTTCCGGTGCGACCTCGCCGTTCGCCTGCAGCGCCCCCGTCCGCATCCGGGCCGTCATGTCCGTCGCCGCGTTGCCGATGTCGATCTGCCCGACCGCGATGTTGTACGGCCGCCCGTCCAGCGACAGTGACTTCGTCAGGCCGGTCAGCGCGTGCTTGGTCGCCGTGTAGGCGACGGAGTGCGGGCGGGGTGTATGGGCGGAAATCGACCCGTTGTTGATGATTCGGCCGCCCTGTGGGTCCTGGGTCTTCATCTCGCGGTACGCCGCCTGCGCGCACAGGAACGCTCCGTTGAGGTTGGTGTCCACGACGTGGCGCCAGGCGTCGTACGGCAGGTCTTCCACCGGTACGCCGCCGGGGCCGAACGTTCCCGCGTTGTTGAACAGCAGGTCCACCCGTCCGAACCGGTCCTTGGCCGCGGTGAACAGGGCGGTGACGTCCTCCGGTTGTGACACGTCCGTCCGTACGGTGAGGGCGGCGGCCTCGGGTGCGAGTGCGGCCGTTTCCGTCAGGGTCTCGGGGTGTCTTCCGGCCAGGGCCACGGACCAGCCGGTGCGCAGTAGTTCTACGGCTACTGCTCGGCCGATGCCGGAGCCGGCGCCGGTGACTACGGCGATGCGGGTTCCGTTGCCGGGTTGCGTGGTCGTTTGCGTGGCGTTCATGGGGCCGGAGCGTAGTAGTGCCGCTGTTGGTCGTTGGTCGTCTGCGGGTTCGTTGTGGCTGGTCGCGCCCACGCGGCGGAGCCGCATATCGATACAGCCCCGCGCCCCTGACGGGGCGCTGTCGAACCGGAGTCTCATTGGGTCGTCATCTGGGTGTTGTGTACGTGCCAAGCGGGGGTCGTTCTGGGTCACTCCAATCGTCCTGCATCCCATTGCCAGGGGAGGACCAGGATGTCCCAGCACACCCCCGAACTCCGTGCCGTCGCCCGCCACTTGGGCCGTCGTCGTTTTCTGACCGTCACCGGCGCGGCTGCCGCGCTCGCGTTCGCGGTGAATCTGCCTGCCGGAGGCACCGCCAGTGCCGCTGAGCTCGACGCGGCGCAGATCGTCGAGGACCCGTTCACGCTCGGCGTCGCTTCCGGCGACCCGCAGCCCGGGTCCGTACTTCTGTGGACGCGGCTGGCGCCCGCACCGTTTCAGCCGGACAGCGGTCTGCCCGCCGCGCGTGTCACCGTCCAGTGGGAGGTGGCGCGTGATGAGAAGTTCCGTCGGATCGCCAGACGTGGTGCGGCGATCGCGCACCCCGAGTTCCACCACACCGTGCATGTCGCGGTCGACGGCCTGGACGAGGGCCGTGTGTACTACTACCGCTTCCGGGTGGGCCGTTGGGTCAGTCCGGTCGGCCGCACCCGGACCGCTCCCGGCCTCGGCAGCAAGGTCTCCGCGCTGACCTTCGGCGTGGTCTCCTGCCAGCGCTACGACCAGGCCTACTTCACCGCCTACCGGCATCTCGCCGAGGACGACGTGGACCTCGTCTTCCACCTCGGCGACTACCTCTACGAGTACCCGGTCAGCTCCGTCGGCGGCGCCCGCGCCTACCCGGCGGGCACCTTGCCCGACCTGCTCAACCGCGAGACGGTGACGCTGGAGGACTACCGGCTGCGGTACGCGCTGTACAAGTCGGACGCCGACCTCGCCGCCGCGCACGCGGCGCACCCGTTCATCGTCACCTGGGACGACCACGAGACCGAGAACAACTACGCCGACGACATCCCGGAGAACAGCGTCCCGCCGGAGGAGTTCCTGATCCGCCGGGCCGCCGCCTACCGCGCCTACTGGGAGAACATGCCGCTGCGCCGCCCCCAGCTGCCCGACGGCCCCGACCTCCAGCTCTACCGGCGGCTGCACTGGGGCCGGCTCGCCCAGTTCGATGTGCTGGACACCCGGCAGTACCGCTCCAACCAGGCGTACGGCGACGGCTGGCAGCTGCCCGGGCCCGAGTCCGAGGACCCGGCGCGCACGCTGACCGGTGACGCGCAGGAGCAGTGGCTGATCGACGGCTGGCACCGCTCGCGCGCGCTGTGGAACGTGGTCCCGCAGCAGGTCACCTTCTCCCGCCGGCACAACACCACGATGCCGCCCTCCCCGGTCTCGATGGACTCCTGGGACGGTTACCCGGCCTCCCGCGAGCGCGTTCTCGCGGGCGCGGAGGCGGCCGGGATCGAGAACCTCATGGTCCTCACCGGCGACGTCCACGTGGGCTACGGCTTCGACATCAAGCGGGACTTCGCCGACCCCGACTCACCGACCGTGGGCACGGAGATCGTCGCCACCTCGATCGCCAGCGGCGGCAACGGCTCCGAGAAGCCCGCCAACTGGGCCACTTACCTGGCCGCCAACCCGCACATGAAGTTCTACAACGGGCTGCGCGGCTATGCGACGGTCGCGCTGGGCCGGGAGTCGGCGCGGGCCGACTTCAAGACGCTGGCTTACGCGACGACGCCGGGCGCACCGGTGACGACCGCCGCGTCCTTCGTGACGGAGGCGAGGGCGCCGGGGCTCAAGCCGGTGTAGGCGCCGGGGCGTTGCCCTCGCCGGGGCTCACGCCGGTGTGACGGCCGGTGCGGCTTCCCGGTCGGCCTCGCCCTCACCGGGGTAGCGGACGCCGATGCGGTCCCGTATCGCGTCGAGCGTCCGCATCACGGCGAGGGTGCCGTCGAGCGGAACGAGCGAGGACTCGGTCTCGCCGGCCCGCAGGGCCCGCATCACCTCACGGGCCTCGTACTTGAGGCTGTTGTGCGGGTCGGCGGCCGTGTCGTGGGCGAACACCTCCGGTTCACGGCCGTCGCGGTGCAGGACGAAGCGGTCGGCGTGGAAGAAGCCGTACGGGATGTCGATGCGGCCCTGCGAGCCGGTGACCGACGCGGAGACGGACGTACCGCCGACGACGGAGCAGTGCACCGAAGCAAGAGCGCCGCTCTCCCACGAGAGCAGCGCACCCGTCTGGAGATCGACGCCCTCGTCCGAGAGCACTGCTCGCGCCGCGATGTCCGACGGCTCCCCGAGCAGCAGCTGCGCGAATGACACCGGGTACACCCCGAGGTCGAGCAGCGCGCCGCCGCCCTGTGCGGGGTCGCGGAGGCGGTGCGAGGGCGGGAAGGGGCCCGCAAGGCCGAAGTCGGCCTGCACGGTGCGTACTTCGCCGATCCCGCCGTCGTCGACGAGGGCCTTCAGCCGCCGGATCACGGGATTGCAGTACATCCACATGGCCTCCATCAGGAAGCTCCCGCGCGCCCGCGCCAGCGCGACCAGCTCCTCGGCCTCGCGCACGTTCAGCGTGAACGCCTTCTCGCACAGCACGTTCCGCCCGGCCTCCAGACAG contains:
- a CDS encoding alkaline phosphatase D family protein, which produces MSQHTPELRAVARHLGRRRFLTVTGAAAALAFAVNLPAGGTASAAELDAAQIVEDPFTLGVASGDPQPGSVLLWTRLAPAPFQPDSGLPAARVTVQWEVARDEKFRRIARRGAAIAHPEFHHTVHVAVDGLDEGRVYYYRFRVGRWVSPVGRTRTAPGLGSKVSALTFGVVSCQRYDQAYFTAYRHLAEDDVDLVFHLGDYLYEYPVSSVGGARAYPAGTLPDLLNRETVTLEDYRLRYALYKSDADLAAAHAAHPFIVTWDDHETENNYADDIPENSVPPEEFLIRRAAAYRAYWENMPLRRPQLPDGPDLQLYRRLHWGRLAQFDVLDTRQYRSNQAYGDGWQLPGPESEDPARTLTGDAQEQWLIDGWHRSRALWNVVPQQVTFSRRHNTTMPPSPVSMDSWDGYPASRERVLAGAEAAGIENLMVLTGDVHVGYGFDIKRDFADPDSPTVGTEIVATSIASGGNGSEKPANWATYLAANPHMKFYNGLRGYATVALGRESARADFKTLAYATTPGAPVTTAASFVTEARAPGLKPV
- a CDS encoding Gfo/Idh/MocA family protein, with product MTAENVRWGILATGGIAAAFTADLVDLPDADVVAVASRSADSAKAFAERFGIPRAYGDWASLAADEDIDVVYVATPHAAHRAAAGLCLEAGRNVLCEKAFTLNVREAEELVALARARGSFLMEAMWMYCNPVIRRLKALVDDGGIGEVRTVQADFGLAGPFPPSHRLRDPAQGGGALLDLGVYPVSFAQLLLGEPSDIAARAVLSDEGVDLQTGALLSWESGALASVHCSVVGGTSVSASVTGSQGRIDIPYGFFHADRFVLHRDGREPEVFAHDTAADPHNSLKYEAREVMRALRAGETESSLVPLDGTLAVMRTLDAIRDRIGVRYPGEGEADREAAPAVTPA
- a CDS encoding SDR family oxidoreductase, whose amino-acid sequence is MNATQTTTQPGNGTRIAVVTGAGSGIGRAVAVELLRTGWSVALAGRHPETLTETAALAPEAAALTVRTDVSQPEDVTALFTAAKDRFGRVDLLFNNAGTFGPGGVPVEDLPYDAWRHVVDTNLNGAFLCAQAAYREMKTQDPQGGRIINNGSISAHTPRPHSVAYTATKHALTGLTKSLSLDGRPYNIAVGQIDIGNAATDMTARMRTGALQANGEVAPEPVMDVADVARTVRHMAELPLEANVQFATVLATAMPYVGRG